A stretch of the Macaca mulatta isolate MMU2019108-1 chromosome 14, T2T-MMU8v2.0, whole genome shotgun sequence genome encodes the following:
- the MS4A2 gene encoding high affinity immunoglobulin epsilon receptor subunit beta, with protein MDTENSRRANLSLPQEPSSVPAFEVLAVSPQEESSGGLPKSASSPPQHTWLTVLKKEQEFLGVTQILIGMICLCFGTVVCSVLDISHIEGDIFSSFKAGYPFWGAIFFSISGILSILSERRNATYLARGSLGANTASSIAGATGITILIINLKKSSAYIHIHSCQKYFGTEKCFMASFSAEMVVLMLFLTILGLGSALSLTIYGAGEELKGNKVPDDRVYEELNIYSAIYSELEDRGEMSPPTDS; from the exons ATGGACACGGAAAATAGTAGGAGAGCAAATCTTTCTCTCCCACAAGAGCCGTCCAG TGTGCCTGCATTTGAAGTCTTGGCAGTATCTCCCCAGGAAGAATCTTCAGGCGGACTACCGAAGTCGGCCTCATCCCCACCACAACATACATGGCTGACAGTTttgaaaaaagagcaggagttcCTGGGG GTAACACAAATTCTGATCGGTATGATATGCCTGTGTTTTGGAACAGTCGTCTGCTCTGTACTTGATATTTCACACATTGAGGGAGAcattttttcatcatttaaagCAGGTTATCCATTCTGGGGAGCCATATTT ttttctatttctggaattttgtcaattttatctgaAAGGAGAAATGCAACATATCTG GCGAGAGGAAGCCTGGGAGCAAACACTGCCAGCAGCATAGCTGGGGCAACAGGAATTACCATCCTGATCATCAACCTGAAGAAGAGCTCGGCTTATATCCACATCCACAGTTGCCAGAAATATTTTGGGACCGAAAAGTGCTTTATGGCTTCCTTTTCCGCt GAAATGGTAGTGTTGATGCTGTTTCTCACCATTCTGGGACTTGGTAGTGCTCTGTCACTCACCATCTATGGAGCTGGGGAAGAACTCAAAGGAAATAAG GTTCCAGATGATCGTGTTTATGAAGAATTAAACATATATTCAGCTATTTACAGTGAGTTGGAAGATCGAGGGGAAATGTCTCCTCCCACTGATTCATAA